In Oncorhynchus mykiss isolate Arlee chromosome 19, USDA_OmykA_1.1, whole genome shotgun sequence, the sequence AAAACTTGGTATTGTAATTGCTTATTAACAGAAGTGAAAACAAGAACATGGGTCAACAGACGAGGGTGGGGAGGGCATGGTTCCTGTTTTGCAAGCTACAATATTGCCTTTTCACTCTATATCTGTCACCTATGTTAACGATGCAGACGGCTTCGCACCCGGTTTATGTAAATGAGTTTGTGGTTAACGAAACAGACCTATTAGTGTGCAACAAGTACAACTCATCCCTGAACCCAGAGTATaaatattggctcacaagctgaGTGTGCCTCTCGAGTGTCTCCAGAAGCTGACAAACAAGCTGACGAACTATTGACAAAGTATTGGAATTGACAAAGTAACTGCTGTGTTGACGAAGAACGGCTATATAAACCTTCCCTACTTGAAGCCCTGCCTAGTGTCATCTCGGAGTCCGGTCCAGCCTTCAGCAGACATGATGTACTGTTCTCTTCTGCTGATGGCGCAACACACGTCATATACAAACCCTTCACTTCTGGGTAAGGCTCCAGAAGTTCCCAAGAGAGAGAAGTTACTAAGAGATAGGTGCCTTTATATTGCCAGAAGCTGCCAGGAAATAAGGGCGCACGATTTTGAATTTGAAGACGGGCTGTATTACCTGACCACAGAGAACGGGGTGGTGTACCAAACCTTCTGCGATATGACCACAGACGGTGGCGGCTGGACGTTGGTGGCGAGCGTACACGAGAACAACATCTATGGGAAGTGAATGCTGGGTGACCGTTGGACAAGCCAGCAGGGCAGCAACCCCTTTCGGCCAGAAGGGGATGGCAACTGGGTCAACATGAACACTTTCGGGAAAAGTTGAAGGCGCCACTGCTGACGATTACAAGAATCCTGGCTACTATGACATCAAGGCACAAGACATGTCGGTGTGGCACATTCCCAACAATAAACCGATGAAAGACTGGAACCCCACTGCCATCCTGCACTACCACACCGAGACACGCTTCCTGAGCCAATACGGGGGAAACCTGTATGAACTCTTCCACAGGTACCCAGTGAAGTACAACGCTGGGGCACCTTTGATCAACAATGGACCCTCGATTCCCATAGTTTATCACCATGGGGACAAACAGACCACCAAAGCATTTTACGGCCCTTACGCTCAAAGGGAGTTTGAACCAGGCTTCATCAGTTTCAGAGCAATTAATTGGGAACGGGCAGCCATGGCTATTTGCTCTGGGACCAAACCCAAAGGCGGACAGGTTGATGCATTCTGTATTGGTGGTGGTGGACATTTCCCTGAGGCGGCCCCAAAACAGTGTGGGGACTTCACCTCCTTTGCCTGGAATGGCTATGGGACCCACAAAAGCTGGGTCCAAAGCAAGACATGCTTGAGGCAGCTGTGTTACTCTTCTAACGCTGACGGCCAGGCCATTTTACTTTATTACAGTAATTTTGTTAATTATATTACTGTAAACTAAAGCAATACTATAAAACAGTGGGCTCCAACTTTTCCGAGCATGAGCTACTTATAGAATGagctatatacattttttttacttgtcaATACTAATGTTTTTCTAGCTCATTAATTTTCTGGTTTTAGAAAAAAATGACAATTGTTCATAAAGAAACAACAAAATGGGATGTTCTGAATCCACGTTAACGCTTAAATAAGAACTTTTTCCAGacttaaaaaaaatacacatttagatttgagTTCCCCTTTAATTGCGCATCTATCGAGTCAGAAATGTCCCGTCTAAAGTGCCAGTTTAGCGATGGTTCTGTACTGTTGCTGCTAATTTCATGGCAAAGTTACACATAATTTCAAGGCAGAGATACAAATGATATACTTACTCATGATatacttctgccaggtaagcctactttgcagttagcatttaattgagaaggttatGGGGAAAGTATTTCTTTCAACCCACAAGATGGTTATCACATCGTTTATGACAGGTGGAATTGTTTGACGAGCTACTTATGGGTGGGCTGCAAGCTACTGGCAGCTTGCGAtcgacctgttggagacccctgctATAAAACAATAACTATTCAGTACCATCACATGTGAAGACGTGTGCCTTATATAATCTTTAAGTTGCTGATATTGTGATTTGCTCTAGGCCAGCCCAAGATAATGTAAAACACTTAATGACAACTACTGGGATGGCAGTAGGAAAGTGGGTTTGTTTGTGCCCGTTTGTACTTTTTCCCCCACTGTGCAATAACGTAACAATAAAGTAGTCTATAGATTTGTGAACATGAAATGAGCCTATACATACTCTGCACAGAACCTCAATGACCACGGTCTGAAAACCCCGCTAGCCTTGCCTTTTAGTCCCGATGGCATCGATCTCATCGATGAAGACAATGGAGGGTGCGTGTTCCTCGGCCACCCTGAACAGCTCTCGGACCAGCTTAGGCCCATCCCCCAGGTACTTCTGGATCAGCTCAGAGCCCACCACACGCAGGAAAGTTGCGGACGTCTGGTTAGCCACCGCCTTGGCCAGTAGGGTTTTCCCTAACGCATCATAAGAACGGTGtcaaactatgccacttttagaGGCGGTTTCTAGATGTAGGTTTGGACTACAAAGCAagttcaatggagaatctcccctttaaatgctttttagtccaggattagGCTTAAAGGTGCAATCAGCAGTTAAAACTATAACAAAgtgtttcagtaaaaagctgaaGGATGGAGCAAGATGTAACCCATCTTAAATTCATAGACTGAGCGATGGACTAACCATCCATGATTTCAAAATTATAgctttaaccatgttgaggctatacctgtgtttgtttacatttatttgtttacaaacattggagtagaAAAAGctcatattttgggttctgatgggatatgacagttgaactaagtcCATGagacatttataagttatattcttgaAGAATCAATGGGAAAATATAATTAATGAATAACTCTGAAATCaaatgtagcaactgcagattgccctttAAATCTGTGCACAGGAAAACACCCCTTTAAGTATTACCAGAGAAAAGACCTATCCAAATGCTGTTCTGTCTTAAATTTTAGTCAATTGTGTTAATTGTTTTACCGGTCCCTGGTGCGCCATACAAAATGACTCCTTTAGGAGGTTTGATGCCCATCTCTTCATAGTACTCCGGATGGGTCAGAGGGAGCTCCACAGACTCCTGAAAGGAACACAGGGAACCACAAGGAGGAAAAATGgttaccatgtgtttgatatcgTTCCATATAAGTCATTACAATGACCCTGTACCTCCAATTTAAAGTGACACTAGCCTCCAAGGACTCAGCTGTAACCATTTACATTAAGCATACAGAATAGTTTGTTTGGAAAAATCTTGGGAGTTTTATGCATTGAAACGCTATGACTGAGTAGAGCATTAACATGAACtgttgtattgtactctactgctCTACCTTAATTTCCTGGATCTGGTTATCCAGTCCACCAATGTCAGCGTACGTCTCCTGTGGGGCCTTCTCCACCTTCATCACTGTCACAAGAGGATCAGTGTCATCCATTAGGACCCCAATGACGGCATGGACCTGTGAACACACACGTCACTCAATGGCAGTGTACAGTAAATATCAGCTTTCAATGAATGCTTTGCCTGAGTCAGGGCAACAGCCAAACACACCTTAGTGGCAGACTCCGTCAGTAATGGCAGactcagtcagtaccttgtggtTGAGAAGGACGGAACAGCCCGGCTCCAGCAGGTCCTTGTCTACAAAGGAGAGGATGCTGACATAGTGCTCAGAGCCCACAGACGTAGAAACGATGGCGTGGTTGTCATCGATGATCTCTTCCAGGTTCCCCACTGACATGGGGGTTCCTCTCAGATCATCTACCTTAGACCTCTCCTCCTGCAGGACAACAGAGGATGGATGAATTCATTAATATTTAGATAAAAAAGGTGCAGTGTGAAGGCTTTATAGTGTTATGTTTTATAGGGATGCAAAGAGATCGACTGATACATATTTTACTGATAGGACCATATGAACAGTATGTAGCCTGCGTTTTATATGCGGCCTGCACATTAAATGTCCGTCGGGAACAATAAAGATCAAGACTTTTTAATAGATTTTCTAGAACACTACCTCTTGTTTCTCCTCAAGGGGCTTCATCTGTTCCTGGTTCCTGATGAACTCCTCCTCCATCAGCAGGTAGTCTTTGATCCGCTCCTGCTTCAGCAGCTTCAGCCTGCAGTGTGTATGTggagttactgagagagagagagagagatcattcagCTGTATGGAACGGGTAAAATTGTCTGGAAAAACAGCCGTTGTAACATTGTAAACAGCAGTCTGTTGCAGTTTACAATTCACAATCAGTAAGTAGAAAGGATCTCTGCCGTGACAATGAAAAGTATAAAGTTAAAGTTAAATGTAGCCCAACTAACTTACCAAGAGGTAGCTTGCTGGCAGCATCAGGTCCCTTGCTCTTTTTCTTCCTCTTCCCAACCCTGGTGGGGATTGGTGGTTCATATTTCTTTTTCTTATCCTGAACAGTCCAGCAAAAGTTACAGAAGAGTGTGACCAGTTATCAGACATAAAGAGTCGATGTGTAGCAAACTGGTTATATGAATATTTAAGTTTTCACAAGATTGGCTTTAGTGTTATTAGCAACATTAGATCGCTAACGTTACTACATTTTGAGACagagtaacgttagctagctagctagctactagtatGGATTATTTACCTTGTCGTCTTTTTTTCCTCCCCCGGGTCCATGTCCTCCACTCTGACTTTGACCCTGTCAAATAAATCACATATCGGACACACAGTGAAGATAGTCAAAAGCACTTAGCTAGTAACAGTAAGTTAGCTGTAACGTTACTTCAAAACTATAACAAGTTGCTAGCCATAATCTACCTAGCTAACATGTTTCCACTGGCTGCAAATAGCAGATTGGAATTAAAATGCAGCAAACACGTTCAACAAAATGATAGTTTAGAATGTGATCATAAATTAAGTTAAAAAGTGATGAAATCCTttaaaacactataaatattGATTTGGAGAAACTGCTGGCTCACCATAGCTTGCTATCCGGTCTGTCAGCGTCGTTTACGTAATACGTCAAAGTATGGCAAGCGAAGCATATCAAAATGAAGAAAAATCGACATGATGAAAACTGATGGAAAATGATGGCTGTTTTGTGAGAACCAAATCAATGGCGAAGACGCTGTCGCCAGGACATACATAGTTATCAATAAATTAATATTCATGGTGAGTAATTTGCATTTTGAACCAATTCCCAACAATCCAACCAGGCCTTTAAGCATTTAAGTACATTCAATCGGCACATGAAGCCTATCATGCTCTGCAAATGGGTCCTGGCTAGAAGGAGTGTAGCTTTGGTCAAATTGAGATCAAAAGTAGATTTTGTTTAGTATTTTGGctaacactaacccaaccctTTTCCTAAACTTAacttaattatcctaacctgataTGTTAACTCTCCTTACCTGCtgggtacattctcctaacctgctacgaaaagtcaaatCTGACATAATCTGTGTCCCATCTAGTCAAACCCATGAAAATCTCATCCAGATGTTGAAATTAGGGAAACGGTTCTGAATTAAagttgaaaatacatattttccagatgtttaaaatatttttttccagacgttgaaaaatgtattttccagACATTGTGAAGACATCTTGCATttctaaatgcatgctcttcaaccgatcgctgcccgcacccgcacccgcctgcccgactagcatcactactctggacagttctgacttagaatatgtggacaactacaaatacctaggtgtctggttagactgtaaactctccttccagactcacattaaggatctccaatccaaaattaaatctagaatcggcttcctatttcacaacaaagcctccttcactcatgctgctaaacatgccctcgtaaaactgactatcttaccgatccttgacttcagcgatgtcctttccaaaatagcctccaacactctactcagcaaagtagatgtagtctatcacagtgccatccgttttgtcaccaaagccccatatacttcccaccactgcaacctgtatgctctcgtccagacccactggctccaggtcatctacaagtctttgctaggtaaagccctgccttatttcagctcactggtcaccatatcaacacccacccgtagcgcacgctccagcaggtatatttcactcatcatccccaaagccaactcctgctttggccgcctttccttccagttctctgctgccaatgactggaacgaattgcaaaaatcactgaagctggagacttatatctccctcactaactttaagcatcagctgtcagagcagcttaccgatcactgcacctgtacatagcccatctgtaaatagcccacccaactacctcataccaatattgttatttatttttgctcttttgtatctcttcttgcacatcagcatctgcacatctatcaaatttctaaattgtaattatttcgccactattgcctatttattgccttacctccctaattttactacatttgcacacaccgtatatttttctattgtgttattgactgtacgtttgtttatcccatgtgtagctctgtgttgttgtttttgtcgcactgctttgctttatcttggccaggtgacagttgtaaatgagaacttgttctcaactggccttcctggttaaataaaagtgaaataaaaataaaataaaaaatcttctACAGAAGAGGTCTTTTACGGATGTTGAAAATATGTCATTTTTTGGTCATTGTTTCTATGGCCAAATTTCAACAGTATACATTCACTTATATCTACATGTCAATGAAGAAAGCATTATATCACATTCAAAAAATTGTATTCAAATTCAAATTGAATAATGGAGTGAACTGAAGATTGCAGTATAAAATCTGGTTGCCAAAATAGTCCAGGAGAGATCCCCAAAATGACCATATTGTTGAATTTGGTATAGAAGCGTGAAAATTGGCACACTTGTA encodes:
- the LOC110497733 gene encoding 26S proteasome regulatory subunit 4; the protein is MGQSQSGGHGPGGGKKDDKDKKKKYEPPIPTRVGKRKKKSKGPDAASKLPLVTPHTHCRLKLLKQERIKDYLLMEEEFIRNQEQMKPLEEKQEEERSKVDDLRGTPMSVGNLEEIIDDNHAIVSTSVGSEHYVSILSFVDKDLLEPGCSVLLNHKVHAVIGVLMDDTDPLVTVMKVEKAPQETYADIGGLDNQIQEIKESVELPLTHPEYYEEMGIKPPKGVILYGAPGTGKTLLAKAVANQTSATFLRVVGSELIQKYLGDGPKLVRELFRVAEEHAPSIVFIDEIDAIGTKRYDSNSGGEREIQRTLLELLNQLDGFDSRGDVKVIMATNRIETLDPALIRPGRIDRKIEFPLPDEKTKRRIFQIHTSRMTVADDVTLDELILAKDDLSGADIKAICTEAGLMALRERRMKVTNEDFKKSKENVLYKKQEGTPEGLYL